Proteins found in one Negativicutes bacterium genomic segment:
- a CDS encoding hydrogenase has product MESFVTICLLISTLMLFRLKKAVEAVGIIFVQSLALALVSLIIWTKTGLLHLLIAGILTLCVKAILIPLVLYFTIKKTANKKRIDHSLGPVMSLFIAFLLVMIGQYIAAKLQLPTAEHGAQYLATAITLIFLGIFKIINSKQVLLQGIGVIVIENGLFLITQAISYGMPMVVELGIFFDLFVAVIIIASLSFKISSTFNSLNTEKMQDLRG; this is encoded by the coding sequence ATGGAGAGTTTTGTTACCATTTGTTTGTTAATTAGTACGTTAATGTTATTCAGACTTAAAAAAGCAGTAGAGGCAGTGGGAATTATTTTTGTGCAATCATTAGCCTTAGCCTTAGTATCTTTGATTATTTGGACTAAGACAGGTTTATTACACTTATTGATTGCGGGAATTTTGACACTTTGTGTTAAAGCAATTTTAATACCGCTGGTATTATATTTTACGATTAAGAAGACCGCCAATAAAAAAAGAATAGATCATTCTTTGGGACCGGTAATGTCGCTCTTTATTGCTTTTTTATTAGTAATGATTGGACAATATATTGCGGCGAAATTACAATTGCCGACAGCTGAACATGGTGCGCAGTATTTAGCAACAGCGATAACACTGATATTTTTAGGGATTTTTAAAATTATTAATAGCAAGCAAGTGTTGTTGCAAGGAATTGGTGTCATTGTTATTGAAAATGGACTCTTTTTAATAACGCAGGCAATCAGTTATGGAATGCCCATGGTTGTAGAATTGGGTATATTTTTTGATTTGTTTGTCGCGGTTATTATTATAGCGTCCTTATCATTTAAGATTAGTTCAACTTTTAATAGTTTAAATACAGAAAAAATGCAGGATTTAAGAGGTTAA
- a CDS encoding hydrogenase 4 subunit F, protein MVNALFCLVSYKLKNFDIMQIIGSFLLLVGAVFIALFINQSNVITLFDNFIYIDALSSINLVLIATVGFTASIYSVGYMRTELAHDIISLKKLGFYYCFFHLFILSMLLVTIFNNLGLLWVGIELTTLISAMLVAFYGNKHSLEAAWKYLIMGVVGIALALLGIVFIYLSGLTVLLEEQSALQWTNLLSVAGQLNAEWVKVGFIFILIGFGTKAGLAPMHFWLPDAHSQAPAPISAVLSGVLLNTALYGVLRVYIIAKAVIPEIATTYLICFGLLSIIAIVPFVFVQHDLKRLLAFSSVEHIGIITLAMGVGGSLGLYGGLLHMVNHSLGKSLLFFAAGTITQQYHSKYIARISGVIKSMPYTGVIFLISSLAIAGAPPFSLFISEFTIMLGCIKSGKLWLGCLFAVLVAIIFSGMSYYVIRMVFGEEPKKAKNIKEDSWTIVAMLLPLLLVIVGGLYVLPFIQQAVIMAATVIGV, encoded by the coding sequence ATGGTTAATGCCTTGTTTTGTTTAGTCTCATATAAACTTAAAAATTTTGATATTATGCAAATTATTGGTAGCTTTTTATTATTGGTTGGTGCGGTTTTTATTGCACTCTTTATTAATCAGAGTAATGTTATAACGCTCTTTGATAATTTTATTTATATTGATGCACTTAGCAGCATTAACTTAGTGCTAATTGCGACTGTTGGTTTTACTGCTAGTATTTACTCGGTTGGTTATATGCGGACGGAATTAGCTCATGATATTATCTCGCTAAAAAAATTAGGGTTTTATTATTGTTTTTTTCATTTGTTTATTCTCAGTATGTTGTTGGTGACGATCTTTAATAATTTAGGGCTATTATGGGTGGGGATAGAATTAACAACATTAATTTCAGCCATGTTGGTAGCGTTTTATGGCAATAAGCATTCGCTAGAAGCAGCATGGAAATATCTAATTATGGGGGTAGTTGGGATTGCTTTAGCGCTGTTGGGAATTGTTTTTATCTATTTATCAGGTTTAACGGTGTTATTAGAAGAGCAGTCTGCGTTACAGTGGACTAACCTCTTAAGTGTGGCTGGGCAATTGAATGCCGAATGGGTTAAGGTTGGTTTTATTTTTATTTTAATTGGCTTTGGAACAAAAGCGGGTCTGGCGCCAATGCATTTTTGGTTACCGGATGCCCATAGTCAGGCCCCAGCGCCAATTAGTGCAGTGTTATCTGGGGTATTGCTAAATACCGCATTATATGGGGTATTACGCGTGTACATCATTGCTAAGGCAGTTATTCCAGAGATTGCTACAACTTATTTAATTTGCTTCGGGTTATTATCCATTATTGCGATTGTGCCGTTTGTTTTTGTGCAACATGATTTAAAGCGATTATTGGCCTTTTCTAGTGTGGAGCATATTGGCATAATAACTTTAGCGATGGGCGTTGGTGGTTCTTTGGGATTATATGGTGGCTTATTACATATGGTGAATCATTCCTTAGGAAAATCACTATTGTTTTTTGCTGCCGGCACTATTACCCAACAATATCACAGCAAATATATTGCCAGAATTAGTGGCGTAATAAAAAGTATGCCGTATACCGGAGTAATTTTCTTAATATCAAGTTTGGCGATTGCCGGTGCGCCACCTTTTAGTTTGTTTATCAGTGAATTTACCATTATGTTAGGGTGCATAAAATCCGGTAAATTATGGCTGGGTTGTTTGTTTGCCGTACTAGTGGCAATAATTTTTAGTGGAATGTCTTATTATGTTATTAGAATGGTTTTTGGTGAAGAGCCGAAAAAGGCGAAAAATATCAAAGAAGATAGCTGGACCATAGTAGCAATGTTGTTGCCATTATTATTGGTAATTGTTGGCGGTTTATATGTGTTGCCGTTTATTCAACAAGCTGTTATCATGGCAGCTACAGTTATAGGAGTGTAG
- a CDS encoding NADH-quinone oxidoreductase subunit C, protein MIRVILKKLKLHLGDKILQVEETSANEWLIRIVKKDLPEIVEFLYDNNKIRFLNMIGNDERSISGKFALYYIFLLSDIKQCITLKMMISEDDPTFPSLSIKLPALDWYEREVNDLLGLRAVGHPNRTPLINHGRWDENSYPLRKDFKIVPLKYENKNNNNFMQYLGNDVTQIPVGPIHAGIIEPGHFRFGAVGEKILHLDAKLFYTHRGIEKSLEGKTLEEASFIIERICGVCNVSHSASFVLLAEKLSQTKISERAQYLRVLFLELERLYNHVGDTGNICAGFGFAVAVSQGSILKEKLLRLNEDLTGHRYLRGAIVLGGVSLDIDNNDINKILRFMDDLQIEYQDLVEIIFEHEIALNRMQKTGTLTYRQVCDLEVVGVAARASGRDIDCRRDTPYLCYDKLKFAVQTTTYGDVLDRLKIRVLEVRESINIIRQILNDLPNGELTVSLQNIKAYESGFAMVESPRGEDCHWMMVNQDGKIYRYRISSASYSNWPAVCLAVTSDIIPDFPLINKSFELCYACCDR, encoded by the coding sequence ATGATTAGAGTAATACTGAAAAAACTGAAACTACATTTGGGTGATAAAATTTTACAAGTTGAAGAAACTAGCGCCAATGAGTGGTTAATTAGAATTGTAAAAAAAGATTTACCGGAAATAGTGGAATTTTTATATGACAACAATAAAATAAGATTTTTAAATATGATTGGTAATGATGAACGCAGTATTAGTGGCAAATTTGCGCTTTATTATATTTTTCTGCTTAGTGATATTAAGCAATGTATTACTTTGAAAATGATGATTAGTGAAGACGATCCAACCTTTCCGTCGCTGAGTATTAAATTGCCAGCCCTTGATTGGTATGAGCGAGAAGTAAATGATTTATTGGGGTTAAGAGCGGTGGGACATCCTAATCGGACTCCTTTAATCAATCATGGACGGTGGGATGAAAATAGTTATCCGTTGCGAAAAGACTTTAAAATCGTGCCCTTAAAATATGAGAATAAAAATAATAATAACTTTATGCAATATTTGGGGAATGATGTTACGCAAATACCGGTAGGACCTATTCATGCCGGCATTATCGAACCGGGACATTTTAGATTTGGTGCTGTTGGTGAAAAAATTCTACATTTAGATGCGAAATTATTTTATACACATCGTGGCATTGAAAAAAGCTTAGAAGGAAAAACATTAGAAGAAGCATCCTTTATCATAGAGCGAATTTGTGGCGTTTGTAATGTTTCACATAGTGCTAGTTTTGTATTATTAGCAGAAAAGCTGTCGCAGACCAAGATTAGTGAGAGGGCACAATACTTACGAGTATTATTTTTAGAATTGGAACGACTATATAATCATGTTGGTGATACCGGCAATATTTGTGCCGGGTTTGGCTTTGCTGTTGCGGTGAGTCAAGGTAGTATTTTAAAGGAAAAACTATTGCGTCTCAATGAAGACTTGACTGGACATCGTTATTTGCGGGGGGCAATTGTTTTAGGGGGAGTCAGTCTTGATATTGATAACAATGACATCAATAAAATTTTAAGGTTTATGGATGATTTACAGATTGAATATCAAGACTTGGTAGAAATTATTTTTGAGCATGAGATTGCACTCAATCGAATGCAAAAAACCGGCACTTTAACTTATCGCCAAGTTTGTGATTTGGAAGTAGTCGGTGTTGCCGCCAGAGCTTCAGGACGAGATATTGATTGTCGTCGCGACACTCCTTATTTATGTTATGATAAATTAAAGTTTGCGGTGCAGACCACCACTTATGGTGATGTTTTAGATCGGCTTAAAATTAGAGTATTAGAAGTTAGAGAAAGTATTAATATTATTAGGCAAATTTTAAATGATTTACCAAATGGTGAACTCACAGTGTCCTTACAAAATATAAAAGCTTATGAGAGCGGGTTTGCTATGGTTGAATCGCCCCGCGGCGAGGATTGTCATTGGATGATGGTAAATCAAGACGGGAAAATTTATCGCTATAGAATCTCCTCAGCTTCTTATAGTAACTGGCCGGCAGTCTGTTTAGCTGTGACCAGCGATATTATTCCGGATTTTCCATTAATAAATAAAAGTTTTGAACTTTGCTATGCGTGTTGTGATCGCTGA
- a CDS encoding winged helix-turn-helix transcriptional regulator: MNLELQRFKADFFKALAHPLRIRILELLADGDKNVNELQVLIGSEGSAVSQQLAILRSKNIVYGTKDGNKVNYSLCDPMIIELLNVAKQIFNNHLIDAISMLDKFKDE, encoded by the coding sequence TTGAATCTGGAACTACAACGATTTAAAGCTGATTTTTTTAAAGCATTAGCACATCCATTGCGAATTAGAATCTTAGAATTATTAGCTGACGGTGATAAAAATGTAAATGAATTACAAGTTTTAATCGGCAGTGAAGGCTCAGCGGTTTCACAACAGCTGGCAATTTTACGGAGTAAAAACATTGTATATGGCACTAAGGATGGTAATAAAGTTAATTATTCCCTATGTGATCCGATGATTATTGAATTACTGAATGTTGCTAAACAAATTTTTAATAATCATTTGATTGATGCTATTTCCATGTTGGATAAATTCAAAGATGAATAA
- a CDS encoding peptidoglycan glycosyltransferase, with the protein MVVVLKKKVQKRIAVTISLFLILVIGLIARIFWIQFIQGSKLSEIAQSQVHDSKALQSPRGTIYDRNGKELAVSILTKSLFIDPYEVKDPEFIANGLGPILGMNPAEILEKINYGGRFVWVKRMLEPEVVAKVIAFRKDNKLNCLGFEDESKRYYPNNTLAAQVLGFVGTDDIGLDGIELMADDVIRGSADNKKIATDAYGSPILNSIFSFTARKHHKDVYLTIDNNIQFIVEQAMDKAILETKAHAMTVIVMNPQTGEVLAMANRPTYNPNEFYKFSQEQMKNRAVSSIYEPGSTFKAMVAAAGLQEELIHPNDILVDQGYIQVADRRIKNWSGDSYGSVSFTEVIKKSINTGFVQIGMRLGSEKLINYAKAFGFGKATGLGLPGEENGLLFEPKDMTTPDVATMSIGQSIAVTPMQLITAMSGIANKGQLLKPHIIKEIKNEDNSIFQEFAVQGVNQVITAEKAQELTMMLEKVVSDGGGKLAAVKGYRIAGKTGTAEKLNDNGIGYKAGHYIASFCGFAPVENPQVAVLVVLDDPDGKYYGGEIAAPIAGGIFEQVLRYLNIKPAYVVDIQPTNSGGNVAMPSPPVTINGPEGKVVVPNLQGKSIRMVSTELSNLGLVLIPNGNGVAQKQNIMPNSIVDKGTYIVVDFAAN; encoded by the coding sequence GTGGTTGTTGTTTTAAAAAAGAAAGTTCAAAAACGAATTGCTGTGACAATTTCGCTTTTTTTAATATTGGTAATCGGTTTGATTGCACGAATATTTTGGATTCAATTTATTCAAGGCAGTAAGTTAAGTGAAATAGCGCAAAGCCAAGTTCATGACAGTAAGGCCTTGCAGTCACCGCGAGGAACTATTTATGATCGTAATGGTAAAGAGTTGGCGGTCAGTATCTTAACAAAATCGCTATTTATTGATCCGTATGAAGTTAAAGATCCGGAATTTATTGCTAATGGACTGGGCCCGATTTTAGGAATGAATCCTGCAGAAATTTTGGAAAAAATTAATTATGGTGGCAGATTTGTTTGGGTAAAAAGAATGTTAGAGCCGGAAGTTGTGGCAAAAGTAATAGCTTTTCGAAAGGACAATAAGTTGAATTGCTTAGGCTTTGAAGATGAAAGCAAACGCTATTATCCGAACAATACTTTGGCGGCGCAGGTGTTGGGGTTTGTTGGAACTGATGATATTGGCTTAGATGGGATTGAATTAATGGCCGATGATGTTATCAGAGGATCTGCCGATAACAAAAAAATAGCGACCGATGCCTATGGTTCACCAATTTTAAACTCGATCTTCTCGTTTACGGCACGGAAACATCATAAAGATGTTTATTTAACAATAGATAATAATATTCAGTTTATTGTAGAGCAGGCGATGGATAAAGCTATTTTGGAAACCAAAGCTCATGCGATGACGGTAATTGTGATGAATCCACAGACCGGTGAAGTTTTAGCAATGGCTAATCGACCGACCTATAATCCTAATGAGTTTTATAAATTTAGCCAAGAGCAGATGAAAAACAGAGCTGTTTCCTCAATTTATGAACCGGGGTCGACCTTCAAGGCAATGGTTGCCGCTGCCGGATTACAAGAAGAGTTGATTCATCCTAACGATATATTGGTTGATCAAGGTTATATTCAAGTAGCGGATCGCCGGATTAAAAACTGGAGTGGCGATAGCTATGGTAGTGTCAGCTTTACGGAAGTAATTAAAAAGTCTATTAATACCGGTTTTGTACAAATTGGCATGAGATTGGGTTCAGAAAAGCTGATTAATTATGCGAAAGCGTTTGGTTTTGGTAAGGCGACAGGTCTTGGGTTACCAGGGGAAGAAAATGGCTTGCTCTTTGAGCCCAAAGATATGACTACACCAGATGTCGCGACGATGTCGATTGGTCAAAGTATTGCGGTTACGCCAATGCAACTAATTACGGCGATGTCGGGGATTGCTAATAAAGGTCAATTATTAAAACCGCATATTATTAAAGAAATAAAAAATGAAGATAACAGTATTTTTCAGGAGTTTGCTGTTCAGGGCGTTAATCAGGTTATTACAGCGGAAAAAGCACAAGAGTTAACAATGATGTTAGAAAAGGTTGTTAGTGATGGTGGTGGTAAGTTGGCAGCGGTAAAAGGTTATCGTATTGCCGGCAAAACCGGGACTGCCGAAAAACTTAATGATAATGGTATTGGTTATAAAGCCGGACATTATATCGCATCTTTTTGTGGATTTGCCCCGGTTGAAAATCCTCAAGTCGCGGTGCTGGTAGTATTAGATGATCCTGATGGGAAATATTATGGTGGTGAAATTGCGGCACCGATTGCCGGTGGTATTTTTGAACAAGTGTTACGTTACTTAAATATTAAACCAGCATATGTTGTTGATATACAGCCAACTAATAGTGGCGGAAATGTTGCAATGCCAAGCCCGCCGGTTACGATTAATGGACCAGAGGGTAAAGTGGTGGTGCCTAATTTGCAAGGGAAAAGTATTAGAATGGTTAGTACAGAGCTTAGTAATTTAGGATTGGTTCTAATTCCTAATGGTAATGGCGTAGCGCAAAAACAAAATATTATGCCAAATAGTATTGTTGATAAAGGAACTTATATTGTCGTAGACTTTGCCGCTAACTAA
- a CDS encoding FAD-dependent oxidoreductase, translating into MMFDIAIIGGGPAGLSSAVTGAIRKKKIALFEQGEFSAKLQKAHTVDNYVGLPEISGKDLMQKMADHALSYEEVSLIKEKVTNIFIDNDNFMILTNKGNYQAKSVIMAIGVAPAKLLPGEKEFLGRGVSYCATCDGMLYKGKEVVVIGYTAEAEHEAEYLAEICEKVTYLPQYKMSDEKKYSFIVKKDIIKEIVGTMKVEQLVLGQETIAADGIFIIRATDPIDNIFPELALENQVVKVDRDMATNIKGVFAAGDCIGKPWQISKASGEGLVAIHSVINYLN; encoded by the coding sequence ATGATGTTTGATATTGCAATTATCGGGGGTGGCCCAGCCGGTTTATCGTCAGCGGTGACTGGGGCTATTCGAAAGAAAAAGATTGCGTTGTTTGAGCAAGGAGAATTTAGCGCCAAACTGCAGAAAGCACATACTGTTGATAATTATGTAGGCTTGCCAGAGATTAGCGGAAAAGACTTGATGCAAAAAATGGCTGATCATGCGCTAAGTTATGAAGAAGTCAGTTTAATTAAGGAAAAAGTTACCAATATTTTTATTGATAATGATAATTTTATGATTTTAACTAATAAAGGCAATTATCAGGCGAAGAGTGTGATTATGGCGATTGGAGTAGCACCGGCTAAATTGTTACCGGGGGAAAAAGAGTTTTTAGGCAGAGGCGTCAGTTATTGTGCCACTTGTGACGGGATGCTGTATAAAGGTAAGGAAGTAGTGGTAATTGGTTATACGGCTGAAGCGGAGCATGAAGCGGAGTACTTGGCGGAAATTTGTGAGAAGGTAACTTATCTTCCACAATATAAAATGTCTGATGAAAAAAAATATTCTTTTATTGTCAAAAAAGATATTATTAAAGAAATAGTTGGAACAATGAAAGTAGAGCAGTTGGTATTGGGGCAAGAAACTATTGCGGCTGATGGTATTTTCATTATTAGAGCGACAGATCCGATTGATAATATTTTTCCGGAATTAGCACTGGAAAATCAAGTTGTTAAGGTAGATAGAGATATGGCTACTAATATAAAAGGTGTTTTTGCCGCGGGTGACTGCATTGGGAAACCTTGGCAAATAAGCAAAGCGTCCGGTGAAGGCTTAGTGGCAATTCACAGCGTTATTAATTATTTGAATA
- a CDS encoding Lrp/AsnC family transcriptional regulator has protein sequence MDDIDKKILRLLQKNARITISDLSSEIALSMPAISERLKKLEASGVIKQYAAILDPALLNKHLMAQIFIRLEKPLYCDAFTDFVKQENEIQECFYITGEFDYSLKIVTENTKTLEQLLHKIKNQPGIANTKTLVVLSPVINNPSPGPD, from the coding sequence ATGGACGATATAGATAAAAAAATATTACGGTTACTTCAAAAAAACGCAAGAATTACCATCTCTGATTTAAGTTCAGAAATTGCTTTATCAATGCCAGCCATCTCCGAACGCCTAAAAAAATTAGAAGCCAGTGGTGTTATCAAGCAATATGCCGCCATTCTAGACCCCGCTTTATTAAACAAGCATTTGATGGCACAAATTTTTATTCGCTTGGAGAAGCCACTATACTGTGATGCTTTTACTGATTTTGTCAAACAAGAAAATGAAATTCAAGAATGTTTTTATATCACCGGCGAATTCGATTACTCCTTAAAAATCGTCACCGAAAATACGAAAACCTTAGAACAATTACTACATAAAATTAAAAATCAACCGGGGATTGCCAACACTAAAACCTTAGTAGTCTTATCACCTGTTATCAATAATCCATCTCCCGGTCCGGACTAA
- the alr gene encoding alanine racemase, which translates to MSKELVWAEINLAALEHNFQQLASKVQNNAKICAIVKANAYGHGVIEVVKTVLKAGADYLAVARIDEAIQIRQAGFRVPILILGYTPLERINDLLEYDIDQTAYALDYIETINKMAHDKAVTAKIHLKIDTGMGRLGIAPETAGVFAEAVKKLSNIKIEGVFSHFAKADAVDKSYAKRQLKLFKIALDQIVAQGIEIPLQHMANSAAVLELPESHFNMVRFGVSLYGLWPSAEVKQELDLNPVMTLKARITHVKQMLPHQYISYGCTFQTTVKSIIATLPIGYADGWSRMLSGKVQVLLQDQKVPVVGRICMDQCMIDVTKITDAKVGDEVILFGDKKQLADDIAEVLGTINYEIVCMVSNRVPRIYLRR; encoded by the coding sequence GTGTCAAAAGAATTGGTTTGGGCGGAGATAAATTTAGCAGCACTGGAACATAATTTTCAACAACTAGCGAGTAAGGTTCAAAATAATGCCAAGATTTGTGCGATTGTTAAGGCTAATGCTTATGGTCACGGAGTGATAGAAGTTGTTAAAACTGTACTAAAAGCTGGTGCGGATTACTTAGCGGTAGCGAGAATTGATGAGGCCATACAAATCAGACAGGCGGGGTTTAGGGTTCCCATTTTAATATTGGGGTACACACCGTTGGAGCGAATTAATGATTTGTTAGAATATGATATCGACCAAACGGCATATGCTTTGGATTATATCGAAACAATAAATAAAATGGCTCACGACAAAGCTGTTACTGCGAAAATTCATTTAAAAATTGATACCGGGATGGGGCGATTAGGGATTGCACCTGAAACAGCCGGTGTTTTTGCTGAAGCTGTCAAGAAACTAAGTAATATTAAGATCGAAGGGGTGTTTTCGCATTTTGCGAAAGCGGATGCCGTTGATAAAAGTTACGCTAAGCGACAACTAAAATTGTTTAAAATAGCACTTGACCAAATTGTGGCACAAGGCATTGAGATTCCGCTACAACATATGGCTAATAGTGCGGCGGTACTGGAGTTACCGGAAAGTCACTTTAATATGGTGCGGTTTGGGGTTTCTTTATATGGACTATGGCCATCGGCGGAGGTAAAGCAAGAGCTTGACTTAAACCCTGTGATGACTTTAAAAGCGAGGATTACGCATGTAAAACAAATGTTGCCCCATCAATATATTAGTTATGGCTGTACTTTTCAGACTACGGTAAAAAGCATTATTGCAACTTTACCGATTGGTTATGCCGATGGTTGGAGTAGAATGTTATCAGGGAAGGTGCAAGTTTTATTGCAAGACCAAAAAGTACCGGTTGTGGGCCGAATTTGTATGGATCAATGCATGATTGATGTAACTAAAATCACCGACGCTAAAGTGGGTGATGAGGTAATATTATTTGGTGATAAAAAACAATTAGCCGATGATATTGCTGAGGTGTTGGGAACGATTAATTATGAAATAGTTTGTATGGTAAGTAATAGAGTGCCACGCATTTATCTAAGGAGGTAG
- the nuoB gene encoding NADH-quinone oxidoreductase subunit NuoB: MLELFKKIWQTGTVTERDVYQNISPRYKGMVEADTSSCSKCGECVRCCPTQAITITDKITINHLKCVYCGACLKHCGNKALLQSNKIYNILEQEQEFKADLLKQKIKKIMGGSLHIRHVDTGSCNACDFEMSMLSNPFYDVSRWGINFVASPRHADLLMITGGVTENLLGALTKTYEATPNPKIVMAVGSCGISGGVIGKTYANIGAVYKVVPVDVVVPGCPPRPQALLEGILLGLLKYEEKIKRGGTVESGTTTI, translated from the coding sequence ATGTTAGAGCTGTTTAAAAAAATTTGGCAGACCGGCACCGTTACAGAACGTGATGTCTACCAAAATATTTCACCACGCTATAAGGGCATGGTTGAGGCTGACACTAGTAGTTGCAGTAAATGCGGTGAATGTGTCCGGTGTTGTCCGACGCAAGCTATTACTATAACCGATAAAATAACCATCAATCATTTAAAATGTGTATACTGTGGCGCTTGTTTAAAACATTGTGGCAATAAAGCCTTGCTTCAAAGCAACAAAATATATAATATATTAGAGCAGGAGCAAGAATTTAAGGCAGACTTGCTAAAACAAAAAATCAAGAAAATTATGGGTGGGTCGTTACATATTCGGCATGTTGATACGGGCTCATGTAATGCCTGTGATTTTGAAATGTCGATGCTAAGTAACCCTTTTTATGATGTTAGTCGTTGGGGGATTAATTTTGTAGCATCACCACGCCATGCCGATTTGTTGATGATAACCGGTGGCGTTACCGAAAATTTATTAGGAGCTCTTACTAAAACCTATGAGGCGACCCCTAATCCGAAAATAGTGATGGCGGTAGGGTCTTGTGGTATTAGTGGCGGTGTTATTGGAAAAACCTACGCTAACATTGGGGCAGTTTATAAGGTGGTACCGGTCGATGTAGTGGTACCGGGTTGTCCACCACGTCCCCAGGCCTTGTTAGAAGGGATTTTGTTAGGTTTATTGAAATATGAAGAAAAGATAAAGAGAGGTGGAACTGTTGAATCTGGAACTACAACGATTTAA
- a CDS encoding HD-GYP domain-containing protein produces MFKNVRYSVSQLKKGMVVGKDIVVGEKVALSAGVELTDRLIESLEFLDIKEIVVKEKVELNQQVTLPPKPLVTTQQKFFEGYYQTVNMLQNIFENISRTRIVSLPELMTLYKQRMLPLINTAGVINHLYLLREQDEYTFTHSLNVGIICGVLGRWLKYKSKDLDELILAGLLHDLGKMEIPDSILNKPGKLTPKEMEVMQLHSTLGFKFVNLVPNISQQISYGILQHHERIDGTGYPMKVKGEQIHPFAKVIAIADVYDALTSNRIYRDKVNPFSVVEILQGEMFDKLDTYICSIFLNNVRNYFTGNIVELSDGRTAEVVKMGHFLSARPIVKTLEGEFIDLEKQKGIAIVNILEED; encoded by the coding sequence ATGTTCAAGAACGTAAGGTATTCAGTTTCACAGCTAAAAAAAGGAATGGTTGTCGGAAAAGATATTGTCGTAGGCGAAAAAGTAGCACTAAGTGCGGGCGTAGAGCTAACTGATCGACTAATAGAGAGCTTGGAATTTTTGGATATCAAAGAAATCGTTGTTAAAGAAAAAGTTGAATTAAACCAACAGGTAACCTTGCCACCGAAACCGTTGGTGACAACGCAACAAAAGTTTTTTGAAGGATATTATCAAACTGTTAATATGTTGCAAAATATCTTTGAAAATATCAGCAGAACGAGAATTGTATCATTACCGGAGCTTATGACTTTATACAAGCAAAGAATGCTACCGCTGATTAATACCGCTGGTGTTATTAATCATTTATATTTATTACGCGAGCAAGATGAATATACGTTTACTCACTCTTTGAATGTCGGAATAATTTGTGGAGTGTTGGGGCGCTGGTTAAAATATAAGAGTAAAGACTTGGATGAACTTATTTTAGCCGGGCTGTTGCACGATTTAGGGAAAATGGAAATACCGGATAGTATTTTAAATAAACCGGGTAAATTGACTCCAAAAGAAATGGAAGTAATGCAATTGCATTCAACCTTAGGGTTTAAATTTGTCAATTTAGTACCAAATATTTCGCAACAAATATCTTATGGAATATTGCAACATCATGAAAGAATTGATGGTACTGGCTATCCGATGAAGGTAAAAGGAGAACAAATTCACCCGTTTGCGAAAGTCATTGCCATTGCCGATGTTTATGACGCTTTAACCTCTAATCGAATTTATCGTGATAAGGTTAATCCGTTTTCGGTTGTGGAAATATTACAAGGAGAGATGTTTGATAAGCTCGATACTTATATTTGCAGTATTTTCTTAAATAATGTTCGCAATTATTTTACTGGTAATATTGTTGAATTAAGTGATGGCAGAACGGCTGAAGTTGTGAAAATGGGACATTTCTTGTCAGCTAGACCGATTGTCAAAACTTTAGAAGGCGAATTTATCGATTTAGAAAAACAAAAAGGAATTGCAATCGTCAATATTTTGGAAGAAGATTAA